The genomic segment CCACATCCTCACCTCTCCACATTTAAATAAGATATAGAGCAAAATATtgcaaaacaagttttttttcaatcaCATACTATAGCTTTACGTTCACTGTTTTccgctttatttattttgtattgccTGTAAAAATGGGAGGACAAGCTATAGCATAGATGATGAACTACTAAAACCCATCTGCAAACCAGGGATACACAGTGCCTCAAACAGCAATGGAactattgtaaaacaaaacGATTACACTCACCAGTCTCTCCATCGCAAACCTCTGAAGAATTTTGTCTTCTGGTGCCATGTTGGTGTCATACTCGCCAAACCGCCTGTCTATGAATTTGCTGGACTTGTTCTTCTGCTGATGTTCCTTCAGGAGAGTCTCTTTTCTCTacaagtcagaaaaaaaattagcagCACTGGATATGATTGCTGTGCACTCTCTCAggctatcacacacacacacacacacacacacacacacacacacaaaacacttttttagaGAACTAATACACAGAATCAAAACTGTGTATATGTCATGAAATAGAAGTAAAATTTAGTCAAGTTTGCAAATTCTACTTTTGCCAacactttaactttttttgttcaCTATTCTCATTAAGCTCTTATCATTGTAGCTCCCAGCATGATGCCGTGAACATCAGGCATCACAGCACTGGTGCACGATGAACTTTGATCCATGGTTTCCACAGATAGAACACAACAGCTGaagattttattctgtatttttcactttatcaGCCTGCAGGATCCAGTGTATTCTGTGGTCTTTTTATTCTGCTACACTTCCCAAATTGGTTTTCCACATTTATGGTTTCTCTTCACAGCTGTAGTTCTCATAGTGTTTGGTCAAAGAACAGGGATCCAAATTAACAAACATCCTGAGTCCAAACATCCATACAATTTGAGGTGAGATATGTTAGGAAAACTGGAAGGATTCACACTGTCAACATGCAGATGTGTGATGCTAGACTGAGTCTATTCATTGATGAAGTCTGTGACCATTTATAAAACTAACTAATAATTGTTCAATAAatctattttgttaaataatgatGTGTGCCTTGTGCTTCTGTGTATAGATGAACTGTGATGACATCCTTAGAAACAGGGCCAActatcatttaatattttgtattgtcATCTGGATCGGGCCACAAtaattttgataaaaacaaactaaaattgtgtATTCAAATTGTATTCAGTTATACTTTCATTAATAAGAAGGACTTTAATCCCAGATTAAGAATGTTTGAGTTTTAGGCATTTTGGAGTAAGTAGTAGCCACTCTATACTATAATCTAGTATAATCTTGCTCACAGAGATCGCAGTTTGGTGAAGGTTGGGGAGtaacaacattaaatgttttctcttacCTTATTAATGGCTTTGGAGCGAGACACACCTGGAAGACCCACATCATGCTTGGTTTTTCTCCCCAAAACTTCAAATTTCTTCCTGTTGATTTTCACCTCAAAAGGGTTGTTTTTGATCGCAGTAGAGGTTTTGGTCTTTCGGACCTTGTCTGCAAGACTACTCTTCTTAGGTGTCTTCCCCATCTGTAACAGAGTGCAGGACTGATGAGCTAACAGTAATGACATGACATCAGAATTGTACaatgtattttcatatttatctgTGATGGGACAGGGGATGGATTTATTACATTATCTATTGTTTGTGTTGgtaccaaacacacactgttgtcaTATGTACAAATACTTTGTGTGACCTACTCATATATTATACAGGTACTGTGATCTCTTCTTAGCCTGACCAACATTAGGTAAACGTTAGCTTAGCTTTTAAGGTATTTTAGGTGAAGACTGAGGTGTATGTCTGAATGCAGCAAATGATTGTGTGTCAGGCCTAATAAAACAACTAATAAACGGAAACGCTGGGAGCATGTTGTAGCAAGTTAAGCAGCTTTACAATGAACAGTCGTCCGTTTGTAAACAAACTAATGCAATACGACTCCGGAAGTGTTTACCTTTTAGCAGCCTCAGCAAGATGAGTTATTCAATTCAGACGACATGGGACCATAAACGCTCTACCAAAGCTGATTAATAGCgctttaataattttgtgtCCACGTTGTTTCAGCGAATTTCCACTCCAGCGTGCACAGCATCAAGTCAAAGTTCAAAGCAAAGAAGCGGACAAGACAAACTTCCGGTATGAAAAAGCCGACAGCGCCTCTAGCGGTTGGCACGAATTCTACAGGAGCCTGGAACTTTTATAGACTGGTCCAAAACGCTGCGTCCACATGCACGAGCAAATCCCTTTATGGAAGATTTGAAATAATAGGGCAACGTATTGACTCCGTGTTATAATAGGGAAAAATGAATTCCTCATTTGTGATGGTCGGCTTTCATGTTACAAATCAAACATGATGTGGTCACATGTCATTTAGTTTTCATCCCATTTTACATGTGATGCACATAAATATTTGCTTACATTCAGCAGCTGTCGGAGCCTCCCATCTTTGCCTCTTCCTATTTTTGccctacacaaaacaaaacaattttaatttcgTGTCTAAGTCCAGCTGATTAAAACAAGACAATATgcagtgattgtgtttcattatCTGGTGTAAagatggaaatgtgtgtgtgagctgtgtgTTGGCAACGTGTAATTTTCACTGGATGACCATCCAGGGTTTTGCCTGGCATGCAGCAGATGTGAAATCTGTGAGTGAAAGTAAAATGTTAGAAATGTCATACAGAGCTCACACACTTCCCCTGAGGCCCAGGACGCCGTTTACTGTTGCATTGTCCCGGATGTTGATTTTAAGCTACAACTTTTTGCCTCTGAAAGTAGAATTTGcaaacctttaaaataaatttgacttCTATTTCATGACATATACACAGTTTTGATTCTGTGTATTAGTTCTCTAAAAAAGagttttttctgtatgtgtgtgttttagcctGAGAAACAAAGCCACGTAACACAGTTCTGGAGAGAAGGTGTGAGAGAAACCTTTTGTCTTCATGTAGCTGCTTATGTTCAGTATCACCCAGAGAATGAAGTTGAAAAAtggaacagacacacacacacaaacaaaccggCCGCTGTTTTTAATAGCTGTGGTACCAAAGTAGCAGATCATAGTACCAAAAATAGTTTTTGATGGATTTCCTTGGAAAATACACATTCGTGTCCTCAGGATACACAGTAATTTGTGGTGATCCTCTGACTTTTCATAAAAagttaacatttaaatgatctCATAGAAAAAGAATATCCACTACGTTATGACTATATAAACACACGATAGCATGAGAAGCATCTAAATATGCTGTTGCTTCATTCTTTacctcttttaaaatgttattagacTTATTTAATTCTTCTGGGTGAAAAGTGAGACCAAGACTTGGTTGACAATATTAtgacaatatttttaatgttttacaagaaacacatactgtaaatacttatCACCAAACTTATTTCCTCTTGGGAtcatttcagtgtgtttcaCAAATCAGGGGCTAATAATCATGAGACAAAttgcaaacaataaaaagtgaggatgcattttatttgtttccccCGCAGGTTGATGTGTTTGTCTACCTGTCTGGACTTGGTGAAGCGGTGCTGCCTGCTCTACAAAGACCTCACATCCTTTCCGCACATCATGCAGCCAATCAGATCGCTGCTTTCCAGACATCTTTTAGCACCAACATTACCAAAACCTTTACAGGTCAGCTTTATTGTGTACAGTcaaatctgtctgtctctttctgtgttaTCAGGTCTCATggtaacttttatttttatgttttatcataATTATATTGTTTGTTGTTATTGCAGGAGCTTCACAATGAGATCCTGGAGACCATCAGCAGTGCTCCTGTGTCTCAGAGTCGACTGGTGTTTGAAAAGAAGAAGCCCATTCCTTTGAAGCTGCTCACACCTAAGATTGTTGAAGTGTAAGTAGTAATTATGCTGCAAATACTTGAACTAATTGTCCCATCCAGACTCTTATGTGCTTGTGTTGCATCAGTTTTACgcatcttttaaaaatatgtttcaggTTGGACTATGGAAAGAAGCGTGGCAGCACtcgagaggagagagagaaggaaagactGAAGCACAAATACAAGAAGGAGTTCAAGGGCGCTCTGAGGGAGATTAGGAAGGACTCGAGGTTCCTGGCCAGAGAGAAGCTCAATGAAATCTTGAGCAGGTGTGGAGAAAAACTATGTCCATGAGGAAATGAaccaaaacagtttttgttgaaattttCTAACCACATTTCCACATTCTGAGTTACAGGTTACAGTTACAGGTACACTAGTAATTTCTGGTACTTCTGGATTTCAGAGATGGTCATCTACCTGTGAGATGCACATAATCTGTTACAAAAGGCTGATCTCCCAGGTTCACATGAGCATGTGAAGACCCTTCTACACAGTGAACAAGACTGTGATGTTCTGTGTTTGCTGTAGCAGCAAAGACACTTTTGGTGAACTTGAAGCATCACTTTGACCTCTGTTTACCTGCTGTCCATTCAAAGACCCAGCTGCATCATCGCTGTGACATCAGTCAGCATAAGAAGGTTTTGGTACCTGAAGAACCACATTCACCTTGATTTACCTTCTGCACATAAGGCCCTGCTACAACTGCTGGTGCAGATGCTGTATTATGTTGAAAACCCTGTTGTACATTTTCAGCAGAAATACACTATAGACACATTTATCTCTTTACTTTTCTGAGAACTGAGACATTGCGCTTGCTCACTGTTGGACACTGAGTTGTTCCCAGtgtgtcaggtgagcaccttgcatggcagggAGTGGGTGGATGGCTGCTGTATAATAAGATCAACAAAAAGTCAAtataacttgttttttaaaatcacctgGAACTAGATAATCAATGCTTTGCCCCTCAGGCTCAGTTACTATGTAAACAGTATCTACACTAAATGTGCAAACTTGTCAACTCTCTGCAGCTTTTGATTGATCAGTGTCTCCTGCGGCTTAACAGCTTTCCTCAGAAATGCCTTTTCCAATTTCTGATTGTTATTGTATTGTGTtcttgtattgtattgtttagTATGAGGGCTTGACAATAAAGTTAACTTtgactttgaaaaacaaaagtttgactAAATGTTTGCTTATTCTAAAAGGAGTTTTAAGATTTGAAATCagattcctgtgtgtgttcagtagaTTGTTCAGGTAAATGCAGTAGCTTCTAATAAGATTG from the Channa argus isolate prfri chromosome 18, Channa argus male v1.0, whole genome shotgun sequence genome contains:
- the LOC137104053 gene encoding nucleolar protein 14-like, which codes for MCLSTCLDLVKRCCLLYKDLTSFPHIMQPIRSLLSRHLLAPTLPKPLQELHNEILETISSAPVSQSRLVFEKKKPIPLKLLTPKIVEVLDYGKKRGSTREEREKERLKHKYKKEFKGALREIRKDSRFLAREKLNEILSRCGEKLCP